The Malus domestica chromosome 17, GDT2T_hap1 genome contains the following window.
gaggaagcggTGGCGGTGGTGGCGGAGGTGGCGGAAGGGAATTTAGGGCGAGGATGGAGCACTACTTGTACAGCGGTGAGAAGAAGCACGTATTTGCAGGCATCGTTATTATCAGCGCCGTCTTTGCCGTTCCTTGGTACCTCATGAATCGAGGTTCGTATCTCCTTACTTCGCTTTCGATTTATATGCTGccgtttttgggttttggtgaATACAGCTACGGATTTTAGGATTTAgaattttccttcattttcttgGCAACCAAACACTGGAAATGTataaattaaatcaaatttcccGTAATCATCTGAAATTTTGCAGTTGGTTGGTTGCTGTTAATTGATTACAATGTATTATTAGTTAACAATTATATTTGGGTCTTGCCTATCTGAGCAGTGAAAGTTACTCTAATTTGCATTCATGAATTAATTGTTGCaatcatggtctaaaatatgcataatatcccgatattttcatcgaaatttccgtgtttttggactaccgatatttttttgggctaccaatatttccgatatcatcgatattttagaccttactaagtcattcatgtatcttaccatgcaatgtataaagtataaaatattgtactaattcattatatataaatgattatggtgtgtttaaacttcttttattaattactacatattttctaccctCACAATATTTAttagctcgctatataatcaacttaaatcaattatatctatcatgcaacatttccttctaattttttgtgataaactaataaataattgactaaataaacagcaaagtttcaataaaaattttcaagtttttcttacaatttccgtggtttttattcaatttttatcaatatcgataatatcctgatatttctatcgaaatttccgtatttttggaCTATCAATATTTctaatatcatcgatattttatatctTGTTGCAATTACTTAAGAATTTGGGCTCCTATAACTTCAGCAGCATTTTGTTCTGCTACTCTATTCTGTGAAAAAAGAGAGCCAGCAATCTACACCACTGTTTTCCACAGCATCATGCCACTTTGATTTCACCATATTGTAGCCAAATACATGTTACCGATTTCGTGGCAGTTTCTTTTGTTGATATCCGAGTGTAAGGCTTTTTGACTGAATGGTTATAGTTCATGACTATGCTTTGTCCGATGGAGTTCAGACTCCGTTATGGGATTTTGTTTCGGTTACCTGTTGGTAGTGTTAACGCCATTTTGCCCGTCTCTGTTTCCTCATCGGCCAATCTAATATAATTCATCTTCTCTCCTGTAGGGGCAAAGCATCAATCTCATCAAGATTACTTGGAAAAAGCTGATAAGGCAAGGAGTCAAAGACTTTCTTCCGGGGCGCCTGCCGCTGCTAAATGATTTCATGTTGAAGAATCTCCTCTGGTTTTTCATAATGGTTGGAAGGTGCAATGTATCTTTGTTGTTTGACACTCTTTTTGCCTTCCTCGACCCGTTTTCCAGAAGAGTGGCTTCTCATGATCCTTGAGGAGCAATGGGTTGTGTTGCTTATTTTCTTTTCGATAGGTACAAATGTACGGCTTATGAGGCATCGTTTTGAATGATTAGGCAGAACCGAACTTCTGTTTCCAGTCATGTTGAGGTGCATCCATGTGAGGAATTCATATTTGATTTCTAGCTCGCAACGGGTTCCGTTCGGTATCATCTTGAGCTTGCATTGTTCGGTAACATTCGGTTAAAAACTCCGGTGTCTTGATTGTTGAACCAAAACAAGGACGCCCTTGTGTGAATGGCGAATTTGTTGATCGGTTGATGTAGTTGATGTTTTTAACGCGGCAACGGGAAAGAAACGCAAGTTAAAACGTTGCATTTTCCCTTCATTGCTTGTGACACCTAAATTTTTCCATTGCCCCGGCACATACAACACTTTCCTCTTTCGTTCTTCGGTCTCCACCCTTGTTCATCAAGACCGGGAGAAAATTTTGTATACATGAATCAAATAGACTTGTGAATCATATCGAAAGAATTGAAGCATCGAGCCAACTTTCGATTATTCTGAGACGGTACAAATAAAATGGCAACAAATATTCCTTGATTGAGGTTTAAGTTTACATCTAAAGTGGCATCAGTCTTCGGTACTTGAAGAACCACACAAATGCagaaaatatgcaaaagccAGTTACTCCTGTAATTATAAGTACCCACTGAAATGCAGCAGGCTCATCAAACAATGATATTTCGAAATTCATCCCAAATATTCCTGCCACAACCCCAAATATGGCAACAACAAACGTTGCAGTCGTGAGTAGCAACTCAAATTGAATCAGCTGGTTTCGAACGTTATCCTGAGCGCAAAAACTTTCTCATGTTACAATTCGGTTCCACCAATACAAGGAAAGTTCAATGAAACCAGGCAGAGAAATTCATTCAGGATAACAAGGCACTTACCAGCTGAATGTTAATGAAATCTTCGGTGTCGTCAATGTACTCTTTCAACTGAGACATGGGACAGAAATAACATAAGCTTGTATTCTTCTCGGGTTAATATGACCAGTGAATGATTAGATATAGTCGTCGATATACATATAGTAGTGTCAATTTAAAAAACAAGTTCTATGCTTACCGATGTCAGCTTATTGAGGGTGCTATCAATGACAACAAAGTATGCTTCCAGCAACATCTCAAGCTCTTCTATACTCTCCTTAGCACTTTCTGAACTCCTCATGCTTTCATGTCTACTCCTTGCAATGCTCAGGCTTTTCTCAAGCTTTCGGCCATCGGGAGGTGAAGACACAGGAGAAACAGGAGCAGAAAGAGATGGACCGTCGGTAGATCTGTACCCCATCATAGATTGATCACCATAAAATGCTGACTCCATGCGACTTTTCTTCTCAGTGAGATACATCTCAGCCATATCTCCATCATCATCCATGAGCTGCTCTATTTCATCCCGAACCTAAACAGAGGCAGCTCAAACGTTGGAATACAGTTTTGGTTGTCATGGTGGCTTAAGCAGGATGAAGCTAATTAGTAGATAAATATACAATACCTTCTGAACTCTCCGAGTCAAGGCAAGAAGTCTGCTTTTCAAACGACGTGCACGTTCCAAGTTTAGTGTACTGATCTTTGACGTGAGCTCATCCAGTAATGGATATGCTTCAATTTCTAGTTCGGCTGCCTATACAATACACCATTAATAAATGAGTTACTAACTTGGAGAATGTTTAGCCACCAAGAACATGATCCAAGTTCATACTTCAAACTACGGATGGTGTCTTCAAAATTGTGTACAGCATTAATAATCAACGGGCATACTGTAAATATAACAAATCCATGTATATTTTACTTTTTAGAGAaacaatatattattaaaaTTGATTAATCTCGCAAGAATACAAAACAGACAACAAGAAGTCTGCTGAATACCGAAGTTAGAAGCTAAGAaactaaaaggtcgtacccagtgcacaaggctcccgctttacacagggtctgggagaggtgaatgtcggctagccttacccccatttatggagaggctgctcccaagtctcgaacccgagatcTACCGCTCATGGGCTAAGAAACTAAAAGAAGTAATTTTGTTTTGACAAAAACAACTCTCTAAGCAGAAAAAATAGCAACGTTGGGGCATTTCTTGAACTCTGACGTGattaaaaatgatgaaaaaaattaaaaaaaataaaacatcaacGTACAAATAAATGCAATCTCTCTTTTGGCTAAATGGCAACTGCTGTAATCAACAACAATAATCACAGGAACTTTGCAATTAATAGCATCCATCAACGTTCTGTATACTACTCCCTGTGGAATTTCCACGAGGATACAACTCTAAATCCTAAAAGTGCggaaataaaatgcaaaaggaGATGCAAAATGTTGAACTACAAGTAAAATATTGGGGTAGAAATGAataaactaatttctttttcccCAACTAAGTCTGCACTGTCTCGTGCCCACTTACCAAAACTAGAAAAGGGTGCTGCTGATTTAATTTGAAAAGGTTCACTCGACCTCCAATAACTTACCAATttatttaaaacttaaagtacATACGAATATTCAATGACAAAAAGATTATTCAACCATCAGTGTTCTTCACTGTCTAAAGCCTCATGTTTTCAATTTCAAACACCACACCACAGATACCACTATGTTGAGTGCTTGATGAATAAAACGTAAGGGGCACAAGGTCCTCAAAGTAACAAGGAACCAAGTCCTTAactccaatcatcaacaacaacaacaacaaagcattttcccactaagtggggtcggctatatgaatcctagaacgccattgcactcGGTTCTTAGCTCCAatcatcacaaaaaaaaaatatttaaccaCATAACCGGCTGTGGCAACTCGGCAAGTATCATTATCAGTCACCAATAAGGAACTGAACTCAAAACTATATAAATCCTTATGTAATGGACTGTACAAATCCACTGAATTTCTAAATCCTCAGCAACTTCATCTCTTCAACTAGTGAAAGAGTACAACCATACTATTGTTTGGCATCATATAGAGACtaagaaaagaggaaaaaatcaaaacaaaacattttccTTTAATAATAACAATATTTGGTATTGCAATAGCACCTTGACAAGAGGGTACACAGACCCTTGATCCTATCAATGTAAATAAAAGGCAGAAGAAGTATGATTTGACATAGCCTAGTCTCCCACTAAAACAAATAACATTTTTGCATTCGACGGACAACACTAGATTTCATTAACCGAACATAAATATAATCGTAAAAGAAAGGCAATATTAAATGTACCAGTAAATGAATGAAGTTCTATAGCCAATTTTCACCATGTCTCAATGCCAGCTCAAGCATCTGTGGTACTTGAGCTAAACAAAATGTGACAGATATGGTTATTAGGGTATGCACTCCACTTTTTTGTATTACTTACAAGTCTTCAAAACCTATTAAGTATTTACCGGTCCTGTTGCATAGTTATCAAAATACTTTTAGAAATATGTCCTTGCAGAAATAACAGTCATTGCCCACATCTAGTAATGAGCAGTGATAGAGCTCCTAAATTCTTGTGTTCCCTTACATACCTGAGAATCGAGAAATGTACAGGCAGCCTCCAGAGCAACTTCTAAAGCCCTAAACTCAAAGGGCAAATAATCAGGTGATGTGCTCCCAAACACACTATCAAAATTTCTATTTCCTCTCTGCCGACTCAAGCCAGAACCATCAGACTGCCAAACATCACCTACTCCATTTGTTGTCAATCTTCTCTGAAGCTCCACCACATACTGCAATACATAGCTATCAAGGGAATTCAAAAGCAGAACCTCATCAGCCGTAATAATACATCGAATCTGCTCTAGATTAACCACAATAGCTTTCTCTCTTCCAAGGATGGTGGAAGGGTAAACAAATAAAGGATCAAGCAGGCGTAGATCACGAGCAGGAAGATCACAACGACGCATCATGGTgaacttatcaacctcaatgaTCTGAGAATTGCCAGACGTATCAACGCGAATCCAAGACCGAAGGCCCTGGCCCCGCTTCTTCAGCCCCAGAACATCTACTCCTTGAAAAGGTTGCCTTCCAAAGGCAGATGATCGATAAGATGCTTCGCGAAGGTTTACAGCTGATGCAGGTTTTGGGACTTTTGGTGGAAGCAGCCTCTCTTTGAGGTCCTCCATTACGTGTGAGTTCTCAATGCTGCAACATTAAAAAACAAACGACTTTAATTTTGATGTAACACTTGTCTATATCTATATGCATACAATTCCAGGACCAACGATTGCATAACTTCTTGATTAAaataaagggaaataaattCCTCACAGCCATTTTCGGTCCCAGAAATAAACAGtggtgtgtgaaaatcatttcCGCCATAAAGGAAAATACTTTCTATAGTTCATGTGTGCTAAATATAATTGTATCTACTCAAGAATATATCTTAAACTAAAATAAAGAGACCCAATTCATCAAAATTTCAAGAAAATATATTATGGGATATAAGCATACGATTCAACAAAGCATGGAAAtctaaaaccaaaattttaagaACTCCAATCCCAATCCCAGTGCCACCAAAACAAAAACGAAAGCATCAGAAATCCAAAAGCTACAAGCTTGGTGGCTCAAACTCCACAATCCCAGTTTCCACACCATAAAAACACGTAAACAGGCACACCCAGATAATATAGAGCAGAAGAAAAAGCACCTGCAAAGAGAAATGGAATGTCGGTTGCTGCAAAAAGCTGGTGGTTGTTGATGATCGTCAGCAGCTCAGCTCACAATTGAACAATTCTTccggacgaaattgaagaatcGATTGGCCTGAATAAGAATCGGAACCCTAGATTCAGAAATCGAGAGGATTTCAGCATGCCCAATCGAGATGCTAACTGAAATTCGCGGCGGGCGTATCAGGTGGTTTGTCTACCGGTTCGTTGGAGGAAGAACCAAAAGAATCATGGGATGGGAGGGCAACGTCCTGGAAACAAAATCCTCTACTTTCAAATAggtttaaataattaataaattaataattcttTTTCTGAAGataaaatcaatatttaatggttttgttttgttttgttttgtgcagGAGTAGAAAGTAGGAAGAATGTGAGTGAGTTTTGTCTGCTTTTGTTTCTACCCGTTTTTTTCTGGATCCTACTTCAACTGCTTAATGGGTCAATCGGGCcttaattgaaaaccaaaactaGCCCCGACAATTTTTTAGACGATCCGTTAATCGGACACTAAATGATTCAAAGATAATGAATTTTGGATCAACCTATTAAAAAATCAGGTCGTTATTAGCAAATTCGTTAAGAATCCATTAATGTGTCAGGTCGTTATTGGGCAATCGTTAAGAATCCGATAAGATTTTGTTTGATGGATTTAGATGTTAGACATGAGAATTTCTTACATAACTCGTTAACTCAACACGATTGGGTCACCTGTTAAGAATTTGCTAAGATAACGGGTATGATACGAAAACGATAGGAACCCGACTAACATGACCCATTTGCAGGCCTACCCAAAACATTCATACCCAATCCAACCGaattgttttcttcttcctcatttcttttgttttgattaagtgtctttactaatttttttttttctagcatATTTACTTATTAGGATTGAGTgcggaagaagaaagaaaaatgattcTAATTTCTGACTATTTCATgcttaaaacacacaaaagtataTAGGTTTCGCTTTAAAACTCGTTATCGGACGAGGAATTTGATCAATTAGGAGTAATGGATGTAATTCATATTTTATCTCTTGAAACTCTAAGCCTATCAAATTTCAAGcatctaatttattttttgtaaatttttttatgatcCGAGCTatctaaattttaattaatcattcataaattatttttgtaaaaaaatagaCAAATCTAAAATAATTATGACATCTAATTGTGgtgaagaaaatagaagaaTATAATTTCTTCAAAGAAACACTAAAATGGATACTATTTAATCCAACCGTTATCTAGTTTAAAATTTGAGTGATTTTTAGTAGAAATAATCATTGAAGGAATaccttatttgaaaatttccttAACGAAAGAAGACTAATAATaccaatataaaaataaaaatatatatagacaTTAAACTTGAGAGCACGAAAAAGTCAGCTGTATATTTattctaaataaaaaattattattatgaaaaaaataagaaatatatttttatttataagaaaGATTATATATAGCGTACAATCTCTGGTAGTTGATTCCACGGAATGATCCTCGCTGCCCTATGGAGTAAAAAAAGGGGCAAAAAAAGGGGCAAGACTCTTTCACTCTTTTCTGTCACCCCTCAAACCCGAACTCGGAATCGGTGAAAAAATAATATCGTGTCCAGTGTgtgagtaaaaataaaatagaataaaaaaaattgaaatgggtGAAAATAAAATCCTCTTATAAATCAAGAATTCTTTATAaggtcaaaataaataaataaaacttctaGTCTTGCATCTAATTCAATCTCATTCCACTTATCCCTTTGACTGTCTAGTTCGAAAATCTGCATAATAATAGAGAGGTGAACTTCAACAGCTCAGGAGAGACATAACCTTACCAAAGTAAAATTAACTATAGTAAATTAAGTGTTATGAAATCATATAACTAAATGTCAAATTACCGTCGATAACAATGCACGAGTGAAATGCAATACTCTTCGTCTATACCCGTTGGTTCATATAATAAAACGAGTAGACTTGCATGTACCATAACGTGCATTTTACCACTACAGTAGTGGTTCAAATGCTCTATTATACAAACCAACCCCAGTAACATAGTCATCCTAATTTCCCCCTTTGTTACTCATCTTGATTAACGCTTTGTCACAAATCCCAAATTACGCGGTAAAACCATGTGCACTGTAGGTTGACTTGAGATCAAGTACCTACCAAGAGTTAAactcaactacacaaaagatcATTTCCAACTACCCTAATTTCCAATTCCTTTCTCAACAATAAAGTTCCAACCACTTCTTCTCACACGTGATTGGTGCACAAATAATGTCAACTCATGTTTCAAATGGATCAAATCATATTCTCAGAATAACATTCCAGTAGAAATTTTAATATCATGTGAACACCCAAGAGAATATTTATCCAATTAACACCAAATCACATTAATTAACCAATAAGATCAATATAATAGCCTCAAGCTGATCACCGTGATAATACAATCAGGAGAATATCGAACTCGGAGTCGGTAAAAAATCAGAATTTGGAACGCGTGCTAATTGAATAAGTAAAAggaaactaaaataataataatgataataatataTTCCTTTTATAAACATAAACCAAGATTTATTTACAatcatataaaataataataataaaacttcaAGCCTTTTATCTAGGAgtatgctatccacacaccccaaattacttctcacacaccccttgttaatttctgtccgttaatcttctttaattcattcaatctgaaggccaaaaattaaaagggtgtgtgaaaagtaaaatggagtgtgtggatatcacacccctttatcTAATTTAACTTCTTCCAACCTACCCACTTGAATAACCTAGTTCGTAAACCTGCAAAATTTAGTTAGGGTGTGCTTAAAAAGTTCAGTAGGGACATGTGGGTTCAATTAGACCCTTCACTGGAGAAACGAATGGTTTCCTCGCCGCATTCTCACTCGAACAGAAAAGATATCAATTTGTATGAAAGTCAAATGTTTCTCTTTATATTTTTTGCAGCATGGCAAAAGGAATTCGTCCTACTGCATCCTACCCTCAAGTTGACCACTTGATGAACATattatttaatatcaaattcCTTGTGGGTGTCCAAATAGGATGTAcaagaaattcaaatttttgaaaGAGTAATTTTACATTTCTTCTCATGTCACGTGTACTACTATCAATCAAATCTAaaattttaatcacattaaaatttcattatttgttttcctttgttAGTATTATTAAAACTTTAGTT
Protein-coding sequences here:
- the LOC103405582 gene encoding uncharacterized protein codes for the protein MSSEAKTNSTTAAGGGGGSGGGGGGGGGREFRARMEHYLYSGEKKHVFAGIVIISAVFAVPWYLMNRGAKHQSHQDYLEKADKARSQRLSSGAPAAAK
- the LOC103405583 gene encoding magnesium transporter MRS2-1 codes for the protein MEDLKERLLPPKVPKPASAVNLREASYRSSAFGRQPFQGVDVLGLKKRGQGLRSWIRVDTSGNSQIIEVDKFTMMRRCDLPARDLRLLDPLFVYPSTILGREKAIVVNLEQIRCIITADEVLLLNSLDSYVLQYVVELQRRLTTNGVGDVWQSDGSGLSRQRGNRNFDSVFGSTSPDYLPFEFRALEVALEAACTFLDSQAAELEIEAYPLLDELTSKISTLNLERARRLKSRLLALTRRVQKVRDEIEQLMDDDGDMAEMYLTEKKSRMESAFYGDQSMMGYRSTDGPSLSAPVSPVSSPPDGRKLEKSLSIARSRHESMRSSESAKESIEELEMLLEAYFVVIDSTLNKLTSLKEYIDDTEDFINIQLDNVRNQLIQFELLLTTATFVVAIFGVVAGIFGMNFEISLFDEPAAFQWVLIITGVTGFCIFSAFVWFFKYRRLMPL